One Nostoc punctiforme PCC 73102 DNA window includes the following coding sequences:
- a CDS encoding response regulator: MYESSNKILVIEDDNITRDLYLKGLKAKGFDTISADNGFAGIQQALECIPDLVICDITMPDMDGYSVLNTLRQDPLTAIIPFIFLTGSSNKADVRKAMELGADDYLTKPSTLDELLRAIAIRLEKQATLQYWWAKKFEKAPKSVFVDHTPSAIASEETSDEEATIPSKSIFPCIPQLKEVFDFIEAHYHQGITLCDVAVAVGYSPAYLTNRVARQTGETVNCWIVKRRMAGARFLLQNNNQTIEKIAKALGYQDVSHFSRQFRQHHGLPPQAWRKQHQLVSQK, encoded by the coding sequence ATGTACGAATCGTCAAATAAAATTCTCGTCATTGAAGATGATAATATTACCCGCGATCTTTATTTAAAAGGTCTTAAGGCTAAAGGTTTTGATACAATCAGTGCTGACAACGGTTTTGCTGGTATCCAACAAGCACTAGAGTGTATACCCGACTTAGTGATTTGCGATATCACGATGCCCGATATGGATGGTTATAGCGTTTTAAATACGCTACGCCAAGATCCTCTTACGGCAATTATTCCCTTTATTTTTCTGACTGGGAGTAGTAACAAAGCAGATGTTCGCAAAGCTATGGAATTGGGAGCAGATGATTATCTTACCAAACCCTCGACACTAGATGAATTGCTCAGAGCGATCGCTATCCGACTAGAAAAGCAAGCTACTCTGCAATACTGGTGGGCTAAGAAATTTGAGAAAGCTCCAAAATCAGTATTTGTAGATCATACTCCAAGTGCGATCGCATCTGAAGAAACTTCTGATGAAGAAGCCACAATCCCTTCTAAGTCAATCTTTCCCTGTATTCCTCAATTAAAAGAAGTTTTCGACTTTATCGAAGCCCATTATCATCAAGGAATTACTTTGTGTGATGTGGCTGTTGCTGTTGGTTACTCACCTGCTTACTTAACTAACCGAGTCGCAAGGCAAACGGGAGAGACTGTAAACTGCTGGATTGTCAAACGCCGAATGGCAGGCGCTCGTTTTTTACTCCAAAATAATAATCAGACTATCGAGAAGATCGCCAAAGCATTAGGTTATCAAGATGTGTCTCATTTTTCTCGCCAATTTCGCCAACATCACGGTTTACCTCCCCAAGCTTGGCGCAAACAGCATCAGCTTGTATCTCAAAAATAG